ttgtccttaagttgggcttatggggagctcctcttcaaggtggcttgtgtttGAATCCATctttgaacatccaccaatgcttggacttccaataagctccattcttcaaaattaatgcCATCAAGCTTTgctggagttcttcacaagctaagggctcccaaaattgatcctcatgTATTCCTGGATCCCATATTTTGTTTCTATACCCATCTTCaaattgatcatcattattccaATTGGGTGGTAAGCAAGATGAATTCTCAATGAAGTGACCAAGCACCATCCTAGACCCAAGCAATctagctctacaccaacctttacTTTTAAGTCTTAAGCATATAACCATCATGGACTTTGACTTACAATgcttaccactaaccatctcccttttgctcttaaagccgcaaagagctctaagttgcccatccgtctcaagtatcccatattcaagtgggatctTAAAGCTTAGAGATGAGAGATTTACCCACTCGAATGAAAgaatggatggtgatggcttgggGAGGGGTGTTTCTAACGtccttgcaagctctactcccttgtgttcttccttGATTACCTCCACCTCTTTACAAACTTTTTCCATTTAAATCCTTTGTTCATTAACTTCATCTatctcttctccatcactcaaatcataagagaaatctacctcctcATTGCTTTCAAGTTCACCgagagaaggttcttcaagttcaaagggtTCATCACCAAGAAGGTTCGATGCATTGTCTTCATCACCAAGAGAACAAAATTCTTGCTTCATTCCTTCCAAGTTTCCATTCAAAAATTGCTTTCGAGGTTGTGCattttcctcctcaacatcaaattcaatctccttggaggggttttctataactctagattcccatggaggttctgcatctcctaaatcctcaaccacttcttcctcttcttcaataatcatcgattcctccaattgttctaacacaaagtaaTATCCCTCATTCTCCAttggagtttccaatctctcctttaTGCTATGCTCTTCATTTGATCCCCCATTTGTGGCCATGGGGCTGCTTTGAGTGTTTAAGCATCGGGAGGCTAATAGGTTTACCAACTCAGTCAAGGTAGCCACGCATTCTAGTGCACTCCTCTGCATATCTACTtgcccttgaagaagcaaagtgagagaatcatctattggggcttgggtgGATAGAAGGGTTCATTatcttggagaaagggttcataataaggaagtggttcttcttggtgagggTGTGgtgatggtgtatattgaggtggttcttgggagtattgatattatggtggttctatatatggttcatatggctcaaaaggtagttggtatggtggatgTAGAtgtggattagggtcatatggaagtGTTTGGTGGAaaggagcttgtgagtatggttgatggctatgttgaggatatggctcataggcatatggtggtggttcttgatagtcACAAGGaaattcaccatagccattgaattgacatgcattaggatagGAATTATACCTATAGGAAatcggaggttgttgccatgaagaatGATCATaagcttgaggctcctcccacctttgattgttccatccttgatgtaTATTTTCATTGTGATCTCctcttcctacaacatagttgtaaccaaactcatagccataagggtgagaattcatagtgaaaatagaaaataaaaataagaactaataagaaataagaaaatcaaatcctaaaactagcaaGAGATAACTAAGAAAcaaaaggcaaacatattcacaatattcacatatatacaataaccaataacaagcgcACATTTGCAATtttccggcaacggcgccattttgatgaacagaaaattgatggtttagaatttcacaatagaatctcgttgcaagtatagcttctaaaccaacaaacaatcctttcatacaaaaaaaattgtttgtcacaagtacaaacccctaaaaataataaccgaagtatttaaacatcgggtcatctctcaaaggaattgcagggaagtgttcttgttattggttatgggacaagtattttgggttttgaataggagacaagaaagataaattgcaagaaagtaaatgaaactcaaatgtaaaaaggtcttggcaaggaatGATGGTCAAGGATCTTTGTCCttgtcactaaccacaatatgataatTGTAAAGATTAATCCCATTAAGTCAGCCTCTAacgaataaaggaaagtcaaatgagctacactaatcctaatccataagtcctaaccttctcactaattaatttggggaaagctagagtcaatggacaCCAATAATCaacacttggacattagcaactcaagttcacctaagttaccatcctaagacaagaacacaaaaatctactctaacatccttccaagcatttaatcaaacacttggaaggtataaaaggaaagcaaagttaaattgcaagaaaagtagatctacaactactaattgcaagaaaatcaacaacaacaaagcaatTAAGCAATAAGagaaatcaaaacatgaattgcattaaagaaaaatagaagaacaagagtgcatcaacataaaagtaaagacTTACAAGAATTGAATGCTAAACTAGAGAGAGCAAAGGTGGATGAACAAGAATTggtaaagaaaaagtaaatcaaagtatgaattaaacctagatctaagaaatcctaatctacctctaacctaattctagagagaagagagagcttctctctctataaACTATCCTAAAGCATTCCCTCCAAAATTCAATTATCACTTCCCCCCCTCCTTGACTCCTCTTGATTTCTGCATGAAATAGGCTCAGAAGTGAGTTGGATTTAGGTCTGGGAAGCCCAGAATTTGCCCCTagcattttcactttaatgaagtcacgtgtgagcatcgacgcgtacgcataggtcatgcgtatgcgtcgTTTGGAAATTTCCCATCCATGCGTACACGTTatgtatgcgtacgcgtcgccatgcaCCTTCAAATTCATGCGTGCACGTCTGCTGTGCTTGCACGTCGATCTCAGCATCCCAAATCCTTAGTtttccatgatttctccactttgcatgcttttctcttcattcccttgatctaccccttaacaaacacatcaaggcatctaatggaatcaaaggtgaatcaaaattaatcaattaaaggcctaaaaagcatgttttcacacttaagcacaaattaggatacaatcatgaaatcatgccatttcattgaataaatgtgggaaaagtaGATAAAATTcacccaaattaagcacaaaatgtaccacgaaatagtggtgcatcaaatctccccacacttaaaccaagcatgtcctcatgcttaagtcaagaaagaaacaaaggatACTATCATTTATTGAACtgtaaactaactaaatgcaatctacctacatgcaactatctaaataaATGCAATTGCTTGTTCAAAGTAAATCAACTTCCAAGAAAGCAAATATGAACAAAGGCTAAAGGTATTAACAACCAAGCCAAACCACAATTCAATTGAGTTATTAAACATTTTATAAACTTGCACGAAAAGTAATGACCATAGGTGAAAACAtctaattgagcaatcgaaccctcactggaagtgtttgcactctagtcgctcaagtgtttagggttgattcactcaattctcccctaatcatgcttttcaagatttgtttttcatctaacaatcaacaattatttcatgcatgcatacatatatcataAGGTCTTTTCTTAGGTTGTAATGGAGCGTTGATCAGatgcatttatttttattaaacttttCTGAGATGTGCGTTGATCAGatgcatttatttttattaaatttgtgttATTCCCTTCTCCTACGGAGGACCTTCGGGTTAGGTTCTCACCTCTCTACAATCCTATATTTTTCAGGAAATGTACAAGGAAGCCTTTGAAAAGCTTACTAAGCATTGGACGTGCAATAGTTTATTTTGAGGATTAATTtgtatctattattatttttcctcgcctttgttattggttatgcTTTTAtaaagagggataggaatttgTAATCATAATATATGTTTGTATATTATTTGTATAGACTATGGTTGTAAATAAAGAATGCTATTAATGATgtgaatttatatatatatgatttatttttagaagaaaacaaaactgtacaaaaaaaatattgtctttaaaagaaaattttctaAGGATTTTAGGTAAAGGCTCCTACTAGTAAAATATAGAAGTAGTCGTAATATCCtcgctatcagagtggcgcaacTGGAAGTGTGACATTCTAGTGGTGAAGGTATTACACTATGAATTAAGTTCTAgtgttgttttttaaattttagtaagAGCATTGGATTGTATTAGACATATGAACATATTGTAAAAacaatcatataaataaaattagattggCTGGTTTGTTGAACATTGAATTGTTGaacattttacttttaaataaaatgttGTCATGGGTTTAATGAATGATATATTGGCTTCTGCCAAATAATTTGAACTACATTGCTAATTAATTCTTGTtgctaataaataaaattagtggAGCAGGACTTGAGAAATAAAACGCATCATcatcataaatttttattgcCAACacttcataaattttttttacatcaaCATTTGTAAATACATAATCATCAGTAGAGTAGGACTTAAGAAATAAAATCTTATTGCTAACAAATTCTTATCATACTTAGCTTTCCCCTTATATCTTCTATCCTAACCTTGACAAGaatttaaaagagaaattacataAAGTAGTGAAATGAAATTTGTTTTTTATACTTATtgcttaaaatataaaagtttcAATTTCTAAGATTGATCAAGAAATGGATTGCATTAACAGTATCATAGAGTATTAGGCCAATTCTACCACCAAACCAACTTCCTACTTCCCACTAGAAAACCAAGTCTGCCAAGCCTTTGTTCCCCAAAGAAGCCACCAACAAATGAACCAAAAAAAGAGCCACCTTCCCTAATTGCACCCTCTGTATCATTCCCACCATAGTACACTGCCTTATAGAAGTCCCATCCAACAGATATCATGGGACCTATCACGCACTGAGCCTTCTGTGAAGCCAACTTCGCTATCTTTGTGCCTTCTTTTTCAGCATGTTTCTCTGCTAATGACTATGCCATGCCCTGTGACTTTGTATCAGTCAGTGAAAATTTCATTTgcttcattcttttctttctcaataTGTGGAGCTCTCAAGCTGTGAAAATACAACTTCGTACTTTCTTTCACACTGCATGCTAGACTTCCATATCCCATGTCAAAGTAATTCCACATTGTAAACTTTTCACTCTTGGATGTTGCATTATCAGGAACAAGTTTCCTGCATTTCTCATCTTGAAAATATAACGAAATTAAAAACTATTATTTGAGATTGTTACAAATTAGAACGTTTCATTGTTGGAAAAACACTCTAGGTCATCAATAATTTTTATAcctcattttaataattattaaaatctgtATCTCTCTTAAgcaaaatttagaaagaaatgaaaacaaccgaatgctaattcattgaatccTAAACATGTTATTCAGAATGTAAATCAAACTTAAgaacaatcataaaaacatagaaCAAATAATGTAATCATAGAAACCAtacaaaataatacaaaaacaaGTATAAGGCACAAGAAGAGAAGACCACCCATAACTCACAAAAATTCCTAAACCCATAAACGAGAAGAAAACTTCAAACACACAAGAGAAGAGAAGACAAGAGAGAGCAtcaaagaggagaagaagatgcAGATGCGAAGATGCGACTTAACTGTCTAATCTCTAGCCACCAAACATAATACTATGTTCCAGTCCCCCAGTCTTAGTCTCAGTATCTCAAAACAAAAGCTACCTAAAAGACTGGAGGCATGTACTAAAAGTATATTTGGTCATGTGTTTGCTGATAAGGTGTTTTCAATAGGAACCATTGACAATGCATTGAAAGCTATCTGGGGGAGGCTGGATGGATTAGATCAATGAAGTTAGGATTAAACTAATTCcaatttttctttgagaatGATTTAGATGTCATTAGAATTGAAAATGGATCCCCATGGCTCTATAAGGATTATATTTTACATGTTCGAAAGTGGACATATGTTAACTCTCAAGACTACGAGGGAATTAGTTTTTTCCCATTTGGATTAAATTCTGGGAGCTTCCAGAAAAATTCAAGACTGCTGAAGTTGGTCGTAAATTGAGTGAAAAAATTGGTGAGATTATTGATATTAACTTTTTCTCCGTCAGAGAAAAGGAATCTAGAATCCTTAAATCTAGAGTTTTGATTAATAGTGATAAAAAGGTGAAGGACTCGATTCAGATGGCTGCTCCAGGAGGTAAGGTGCTGGGAATTGGATTGGGATATGAGTGTATTGAGGTCTTCTGCACCTATTATGCTCACCTTGGACATCATTCAAAGCATTATCAGATCTTCATGTCAAACTCTGCTTCAGGTGATATTAAAGTGGAAAGCATTGGCAATTGGATCAAGACTGATTAGATAGGGAAAAGAATTGACAATTACAGTAGTGATAATACAAGCAATTTTAGCAATCAATAATCTATGCCTTCACAACCAAGGAAAAAACCTGCCCTTTCTTAGTTGTTTGAAAGCTTTTCTAAGATGAATTTGAAGCATGAAAGGAATGAAGCCCTAACAAGGAGTATATGGTCCCCCAGCCAAATTTCAGAGTTAGCTTGGCAGTCAATGAAAAAATCTTGTTCTCCTATTATGTTAgaatatgaataaaatccaaGAAGATAAAAATGATAGCAAAAAGTTAGTAGCAAAAGACTACATCTAAAATAGATGGCAAAATAGAGTCATAATTCGCTTAACCAATCAGGTGGAACAAAGCGAAGAGTCTCTAATAAAGAAAATGAGCTTGTGTACAAGAATATGCAAGTTGAACAAGAGCTGATTGCTGATAAGAGAGTGGAGGATGCTAGCCGGTAAATGGCACCCGAAGACCCATCAGAATGTTATCATGGAATTGTCAGAGTTTAAAGAGACCCCTAACAGTTCACAACTTTAAAGGGATTGTTGAATCTCACTCTTCCgagttattttttctttacgAAACAAAAGACCAATCTCAACATGTGGAATGAAATTCAAGGCTTGTGGCTACTCTAATTGGCAAATTGTTGATCCTTCAGGTAATGCGGGTGGACTTGCGTTGGCATGCAAGGATGGTTTTGTTGTTTAGATTATCAGTTATTCTGAGTTCTATATTGCTGCTTTGAAAAAAGATGTTCCTTCAACATTGAATGGAAATTTGTAGGTATTTATTTAAACTACAATGAGAATATTCAGCTATCCCAATTCTAAGAAATCTCTTTGGTGTTCTCCCAACACCAAAGTAAATCAGTTATTGTTGGTGATTTCAGTTTCATTGTTGATCAAAGTGAGAAACTTGGTGGTAATTCTACTTCTCATTTTTCTATTGTTGCCTTTAATTACTTTATTGGAGATAACTcattgattgattttgaaatggtGGGTAGACCATTCACTTGGAATAGCAAGCGTAGGAAAGGTGAACTAATTCAGAAAAGACTTAACAAGGTGCTTGTTGATGAATCTTGGTCCCAATTATACTTTCAACCTACGGTCTTTGGACTATCAGGTTCTGATCACACCCCCTCTTTTTGGACACTaactactaataaaaaatatcaaagagGAGATTCATGTTTCAATCCTACTGgtgtgatgaagaacaaattaGTAACTCTATCTGCGAGGCCCAAAACTCATATAGAAGGTTCAGCGATATTCAGATTATTTCAGAATCTTAAATTGGTTAGACACCGATTGGTTCTCTGGTAAAAGAATAGCTTTACTAATTCTGAAAAAGGGATTGTAGAAGTTACTACTCTCCTAGAACAAAAATAGTCATTTGGCATCATAGGAGGCACTGAATTACTTGAGCTTGAAGAGCAACTTGAAAAAGTATATTTGTACGAAAGACTTTACTAGAAAGAAAAATCTAGATCCAAACGGCTAAAGAAAAGAGACCAAAATACTAActtcttccataaaaaatttaaatctagaACTAGAAGATATTGATAGGGTGACTGAGGGCCACTTTAAGAGTATTTTCACGTCTTCCAATTAGGTGGATCATGAGCCTTTTGTCACAGACTTTGAGCCTAAGGTTATAGCTAACATGAACCGTAAGCTTAGAAGATCTGTTTCTATGGATGAAATGGAAAGAGTTACCTTTAGTATCCACCCTCAGAGTACACCAGGAGAGGATGATAcaattgttgaattttttatattccACTGGGATATAGTGGAAGAATACGTGTTCCAGACTGTGATGAGTTTTTTTACTAGATGTGACCACACCAATATCTGTTTAGTGCCAAAGGTCCCAGATGCGAGCAATATGACTCAAGTAAAGCCCATAAGTTTGTCCTCTATTGTCTATGAAATCATTTCAAAGGTGCTAGTCCAGAAACTCCATCGGTGTACGGTCAAGATGATAGCCCCTACTCAGATTGCATTCCTAAAAGATAAGCATGTTTTTTATAACATTCTTATAGCACACGAATGTATGCACTACCTTAACAACAAAAGCAAGCTTGGAATATGAAATGACACTGAAACTTGATGTGAGTAAAGCCTACGACAAAGTAGAATGGAATTTTCTATAGTATATTATGAAGTAGTTGAGCTTTAAATCGACATTCATTCACTGGATTCCCCAATTGATGATAACtgtttcttattttattgttatagaaggtcaattctatgattttttttaaccaaatagAGGCATCTGTCAAGGTGATTGTCTGGCcccttttcttttgttattatgCGCAGAAAGATTTTTTTCTTGCTACACAAAATAGAGCAAAACAGTCTCATTTGAAAAATTCAGACAAACAGAAGATGCCCAACTGTAAATTACTTGTCAGTTAttgatgatttttattttgttcggTAAAGTCTCGAAAATAGTTGTGCCTCTTCTAGAATTATTAGATTTTTATGAGAGCTTCAATGGACAAACAATTCATCCTAATGAATCAGCCTTGTTTTTCAATAATAACACTCTAGGGTAGATTAAAACCTGTTTAGCAGTCCAACTGAATATTTCTCACGTAGCTGCACAGAATAAATGGTTGGGCTTACTTGTTCTTGTCAACCGCTCTAAGAAAGCCTCCTTCATCTCAATCAAAAATAAGATTCTCAAAAAGACATAAAGATGAAAAAAAGCGCTTGTCATTTAATGGAAGAACATAAGTATTAGTACGAGCAATTGGTGAAGCCATACCAATCTATACTTTGTCATATTTTAAACTTTCAAACAGTTTGCTAAACGAAATTCATTGTGCACTAACTCAATTTTAATGGGGCAGCAAACTTCCAAAAAGTGAATGGTGTGGATTAGCTGTGATAAGATAACTAGGCCTAACAAAGGAGGCAGGCTTAAAAAATGTCAGGCTTTTTTGGGTAAATAATGCTGAAGTAGGAACCTTACCTTCTTGAATTGGTAAAGTATTTTTAAAGGAAGGCGAGTTGTAGAGAAAGACGTTTGCGATATTTGAACCTTCATTGAACCATGACTTCCTCTTCGCTACTCCTTTAATGTTCCACCATCTGTGATATTGCTATCAGATAGTAACCATTTGTTATGAGTAAAAGACATGTTTCTGTCAAATAAACAGTAGAACTAAGCATTAATCTCAGaccttttttatttacaaattgcTTAGCAAATCCTCTTTATaactttggaaaaaaaaaagataaagacaCTAGATGGTTGATAAACAGAGCAAAAACATATAATGTTGCATTAACATACAAAATTGCTACCATGCTTGCATTAAATTCTGCCTAAACTTCATGCAATAGATACCAATTTAAAGCTAACCATAAAAGCTAAAAATGCCTCACAAGTTTCTGCTCTTTGCATGAAAAATTTTACATAGTaaactttgtgttttgcttctTACCCTCCAACGATTTTCATCCATTTTGACAACTTACCCAATTTGCAATTCAACACCAGAATGTCAACCTACTTTTAAAGGAGGAATTCAGCGTTACAAGGTGAACTTCAAGAGATAAGCTCTTATAAAGCTTCGCTAGTTTTAATAATAGCTTAGAATATGTAAAATGAAAAGTGTCATCCAATTTCAAACATGTTCAAGAGTTTTCAAAAGAAGAGTTAGTGACATCGTTTAAATTAAACCAAAAACTATCTATTTTGCGTTACGTATGATACCGTAAAATATTTTGCACTATTTACTTCGCTGTGTTAacttttctttataatttttcttgttcgtAAATATT
The Arachis duranensis cultivar V14167 chromosome 5, aradu.V14167.gnm2.J7QH, whole genome shotgun sequence genome window above contains:
- the LOC107488992 gene encoding uncharacterized protein LOC107488992; protein product: MRKLVPDNATSKSEKFTMWNYFDMGYGSLACSVKEKKHAEKEGTKIAKLASQKAQCVIGPMISVGWDFYKAVYYGGNDTEGAIREGGSFFGSFVGGFFGEQRLGRLGFLVGSRKLVWW